The genomic interval TCAAGGAGTTGCAGCGCAAGCTCGGCTTCGCGGTCATCTTCGTCACCCACGACATGTCGCTGGTCAGTCACTTCTCCGACAAGCTCGTGGTGATGTACGCCGGGCAGGTGGTCGAGTTCGGCGCGACCCGCGCGGTGTTCGACCATCCGGAGCATCCCTACAGCGAGGGTCTGCTCGACGCGTTCCCGTCGATCCGCGGGCCGAAGGTGCCGCTGACCGGTATCCCCGGCAGCCCGCCCAACCTGGCCTCTCCGCCGCCGGGCTGCCGGTTCCAGCCGCGCTGCCCGAAGGCGTTCGAGGACTGCCCGAAGATCGAACCGGAGCTCTACCAGGTCGGCGCCGTCCAGTCCCGCTGCCTGCTGCACGCACCATCCATCGAGTCGGTCAAGGAGGTCTCATGACATCGCTGGATGTTGAAGCCGGGGTGACCGAATCGGCTGCGGCGCCGGTGATCGAGGCCAGGGACCTGAGCCGGCATTTCCGGGTCGGGCGAGGGTTCTTCTCGAAGCAGCAGCTGCATGCCGTCGACAACGTGAGCTTCTCGATCGGCCGGCAGGAGATCGTGGCGCTGGCCGGCGAGAGCGGCAGCGGGAAGAGCACGATCGCGCGGTTGCTCGCGGGCGTGTACAAGCCGACCGGCGGTGAGATCCTCTACCAGGGCCGGGCGATGTCGACGTTCAAGTCCCGCAAGGATCAGCTGGCCTACCGCGGCGATGTCCCGATGGTCTTCCAGGACCCGTTCAGCTCGTTGAATCCGGCGTTCCGGGTCTCACACGGCGTACTGCGGAGCTTGAAGTTGCACCGGCCGGAGCTCAGCCGGCAGCAGCGGCAGGACGAGGCCGCGCAGGTGATCGAGGCGGTCGGGCTGACTCCGGCCGGCGACATCATGGACCGGTACCCGTACGAGCTGAGTGGTGGCCAACGGCAACGAATCGGGTTCGCGCAGGCGCTCGCGCACAAGCCGAAGCTGATCCTGGCCGACGAGCCGGTGTCGATGCTGGACGTGTCGATCCGGATCGGCCTGCTGAACCTGATGGCCGAACTGCGCAGCTCGGCCGGGGTGTCGTTCCTCTACATCACCCACGACATCGCCAGCGCCCGGTACGTCGCCGACCGGCTGATGATCATGTACGCCGGTCACATCGTCGAGTCCGGTCCGGCCGAGTCGGTTCTGTCCAACCCGAAACACCCGTACACGGACCTGCTGCTCGGAGCGGTGCCGGATCCACGCGCACCGTTGAGCGTCGGCATCGAAGGCGACACCGGCGAACCGCCGAAGGTCATCGACCCGACGCCTGGGTGCCGCTTCCGCTGGCGGTGCCCGCTGGCCATCGACCGGTGCCACGAGGAGACACCGGTCCTCCGCCAACTCGGTGAGAACCACGAGGCAGCCTGTCACGTGGCCGAGCCCGACGCGGGGTTCGCCGCCTGACGCTCAGATCGTCGGGGTCATTCCCCCGTCGATGACGATGTCGGCGCCGGTGAGGTTGCCGGCGCGGTCGCTGGCCAGGAAGACGACCACGTCAGCGACCTCCTCCGGCCGGGTGAAGCGGCCGCTGACGGCGCCCTTCGCGGCCTCGGCGGCCACGTCGCCCGGCGCGGCGCCGACCGCACCGCCGACGGTTTCGGCGACGCCACCCTTGCCCAACCAGAGGTCGGTCGCCACCGGACCAGGGCTGACGGTGTTGACCCGGACACCGTGCGGTCCGAGTTCCTTCGACAGCGACTTGAAGAAGCTGAGACACGCGGCCTTCGCGGCGCTGTAGTCGATCACCAGCGGGTCGGGAAAGGTCGCGTTGACCGAACAGATCGTCACGATCACGCCGGATCGCTCGATCAGCGTCGGCGTCGCGGCACGTGTCGTCCGCACGGCCGACATCAGATCCAGGTTGAGGGTCGCGAGCCAGTCGTCGTCGGTGACCGAGGTGAACCCGTCCGGACGCGGACGCACACTGCCGACGTTGTTCACCAGGATGTCGAACCCGCCGGCCCTCGCCAGCGCCTCGTCGACGAGCCGGCCCGGACCGTCCGCCGTACCGAGATCGACGGCGATCGACTCGACCGGCAGGGACTCGAGCTCACCAGTGACAGTCCGGGATCCTGCGACCACCTTCACACCTTCGTCGAGCAGAGCGCGCGTCACCGCCAGCCCGATCCCCCGACCGGCGCCCGTGACGACTGCCGTCTTCCCACCCAGATGCAGATCCATCTGCAGTACCCCCTCCAGAGTCCCGACTCACGGTACTCCGGTCAGCAGTGGAGCTCGATCTCCAGTGGATGATCCGGGTTGATCGTCGTGGATCGGGTCAGCGTGACCGTCGCTCGGTTGCCGGTGGCAACTACTCGCGCCGGGACGCGGTTGCGGCCGAGCCGGACCTCGACCTGGCGGGCCGGCTTGATGGTCTCGAAGGACAGGGTCGTCAGGGCGAGGCGGCCGTAGCGGACCTCGACCGACGCGGTCAGGTTGCCCGGGGTACGGCGCTGGCCGTACAGGCCCCACCCTTCGGCGGCGGTGAAGGCGCAGCGGAAGTCCTCCGGGTGGATGCGTGGCGCGAAGCCGAGGTGTCCCTTCGGGCCGTGGTACTCGTAGCCGCAGGCCGCCAGGTAGACGCCGAAGCCCATCATGGCGCGGGCGTAGTGGTCGCTGGCCTCGATCTCGTTGTAGGGGTTGCGTTTCGTCGCCGAGTAGCGGTCGTACATGGCGCGGGTGACGGCGAGCCCCTCCTCGGTCAGGCCTTCGGAGAAGAGGTGTGCGGCGAACTGGTACTCCTGGCCGGTCCACACCTCGTTGAAGTACATCAGCCCGCGGGTCTCGTCCGAGCCGCCGTGCGGCCAGGTCGCCATGACGACGCCGCTCTCGCCGTCGGTCGTGTACACGCGGCCGGCCCCGATCCCCGGTGGACGGTACGTGCCGGGGTCCTTGCGGAAGTTGGACTTGTACAGCTTCGTCAACGCCGTCCGCGCCTGCTCCTGCGGGAACACCCGAGGCAGTCCGAGCTGAGCGGCGTACGTCTGCCCGTACATCTGGTCGATGAACAGTCCACGGTTGCTGTTCTCGGCGGTCGGATGCGCCGGGTCGACCTTCTGCATGTAGTACCCGTACTCGTCGTTCCACAGCTGCGACGAGAGGTACGCCGCGCCGCGGTCCGCGATCGTCGCGTACCGCTGCGCATTGGCCGTGTCGCCGACGTCGCCCGCCATCGCGGCAGCTGCTCGCAGCGCAGCGACGTACAGGCCGCTGATCCACGGCACCTCGCCGAACCATTCGGTGTCGAGCGTGTTCCACTGGCTGCCCCGGAAGATCCCGTCCTCGTCCGCTCCGTCCCGGTGCGTGACCAGGAACTCGACTGCCGTCCGCACTCGCGGCCAGACGCGGCGGAGGAACGACGTGTCCTTGCTCATCTGGTGCTCGCGGTAGATCCGCAGGATCGTCCCGGTCTGCCCGTCCGCGAACGAGGTCGACGCGTCACCGGCCTCGCCGCGGTTGCCGATCTCGCCGGTCGGCCGGAACGCGATCCCGAGATCGACGCGCTCGCGGGTGTCTCGCTCCAGTTCGGGGAACAGCCGGCCGATCGCCTGCGCGTAGTTCCAGACGTGCTCGCAGGTGCCGGCGCAGCAGTACGTTCCCTCCCAGGCGTAGAAGCGGCCGTCGTCCCAGCGGTAGCACGTGCTCGTCGCGATCGTGGACGCCGTGGCGAGGGTGCGCTCGAGGAACCAGTGCGGAAGCGACGAGTCGTCGTACCAGGTCTTCACCCAGGTCTTGGTGTTGCGTTCGAGCCGGTCGACGTTCTTCGCGAGGTACTCGACGACGTCGCGCGCGGAGGTGAAGCGCGTGGCGTAGTGGCGGCGGAACGTCGAGGCTCCGACGAGCTCCGCGAACAGGTCGCGCTCCGGATTCGGGAAGAACCAGCCGTACGCGAAGCGGATCGTCCGTGACTCCCCTGGCGCCAGCGTGACGTTGACGGCGACGGTCCCGGCCTGCGGTCCGTCGCCGTCGGCCGGAGCTGCTCCTGAATCAAAGAGTTTGCCGATTGTCGACCAGTCCGCGATCGATGGCCGGGTGACCGCGTCGGGAGTCAGCGCGGCCAGCGCGAACGTGCCGCCGTCCGGGCGCTCGGCCACCGGCTGCCGGCGGATCGGGCGGTCGCTGAAGATGATCCGGTCCACGTTCACGTGGCCCCAGCCGCCGGTGTTGTTGTCGACAATCTGAAGGTGCGCCTGTCGTCCGGCGTACTTTCCGACATCCATCGACACCGCGGTCAGCGGCTCGATGTCGGTCCCCGCCGTACTCGCCACCACCTCGCCGTCGACCACGACGTTCAAACACGTCTCGCCCTGGTGGTGCCCGCCACCGACCCAGGCCGTGACGAAACGGCGCTCGATGACGAAGTCGCGGCTGGTCAGCGAACCGGTGTACCCGTCGGGATCGCCGGCCGCGCGGAAGTTGTACGACGTGACGAACCGCCCGCTCACGTTGAGCTCGGTCCGCAACCCGAACGGCCGCCGGAACCCGTCCGGCGTCTCGGCCGCGGTCACCGGTCCGGCGCCGAACGCATCCCCGGTCACCGTCCAACCGTCGTACGTCGTCCTGTCCCAGGTCTCGAACAGGATGTCGGGCCGGTCCGTGAACACGATCGCATCGCAACTGATGTGCCCCCAGGCGCCGGTGTGCGCGTCGACGATCTCGATCCGCGCGATCCGGCCCTGGTACGCGCCGACGTCCAGCATCTGCGCGACCAGCGGTTCGCTCTCGTCACCGGTCGCCGACGCCACAACGTTGCCGTCGACAACAACATTGACGCACGTCTCCCCCGGGTGCCGCCCGCCGCTCACGCCGACGGCGACGTACCGCCGCTCGATGGTGAAGTCCCGGCTGGTCAGCTTCCCGGTGGCCGCGTCGTTGCCGGCGGTGTACGACGTGACGAAGCGGGTCCCGGACACGTTCAGATCCCCGAACCGCTTCATCAGGTCCGGTACGTCGAGCTGCCGCACCGGGCCGGGGCCGAACGCTTCACCGTCGACCGTCCAGCCGTCGTACGTGTCCTTCTCCCAGTCCTCGAAGAGGATGTCGCCCTGCTCGGCGCCCGGGTCGTCGATCGCCCCGAACTGGACGCCGCCCCCGAAGGCGCGCGCCTGGAGCGTCGTGGGCTGGCGGCGGCGACTGTCGATGCAGACCGGGTTCTCGGCGTACCCGAGGAGGGTCGCGCGGACCGTGGACTTCGAGGTGTTCCGCAGCGTGAAGGACATGATTGTTGCCGGTAGCGTCGAGTCCAGCGTGGCCAGCGGGACGAACGGCGAGAACGCCTCCAACCGCACGTCGACCGGGCTGTCGGCGTCGTCGTACGAGACTCGGCCGATCGGGTACGAACCGGTGAATCGGACGTCCTCGAAGCCGGCCGCGTCGACCGTCCGGGTCGTCGTCCGGCCGCGGGTGGTCGTCCGCAGCGCGAAACCCTGCCCGAACTGCGATGCGCCGGGCTGATCGGCCGAGAGCGGGAATGCATAGTTGTGTCCAGAGAAGTCCGCACCACCGAGCGGGAACGAGGACGGATTGAAGATGTCCCAGGCCCAGAGCCGCCCGTCACCGGCGAGGTACACCTGTCCCGTCGTACCGCCGCCGACCGGCATCCCGATCCTCGGCAGCGCGGCGCCGGTGTACGAGGTGGGTTTGCCGCGGCCGAACAGCAGACCGGTGTCGGCCCGCGGCGGAGCGGCCAGAGCCTGACCGGGAACCGCCAGTGCACCGACCGCGCCGGCTCCGAGCGCGATGAAGGTACGGCGGCTCAGGTGCGCCCGGGGACAATCACCGGCGCAGGAACGATTCGCACAACCGGGAGGCACGTTCATTCGGTTCTCCTTGACGGGGCGGCGGGGGGAGAAATCGATTTCCCGACACCGTAATCAGCGCCTGCGCGGACGTCAACGGGTCCCGCCCCGTGGATATTGTTCGACCTACGTCAAACAATGCCCTAGGCTTTGTCTCGTGCCCGTCGAACACCGCCGCTCCGTTGTTGCCCTTGCCTTGATCGCCTCGTTCATGGTGTTCGTCGACAGCACGATCGTGAATGTCACCCTGGCCCAGCTCGCCACCCATCTGAACGCGTCCCGGGCCGAGCTCGAGTGGTCGCTCAACGCCTACACGCTGTCGTTCGCCGCCTTGATGCTCGGCGCCGGCGCGATCGCGGACACGCTCGGCGCGAAGCGGGCGTTCCTGACCGGGCTCGTGGTGTTCACCGCGTCGTCCGCGGTTTGCGCGATGGCCGGCTCGATGCTGATGCTGAACCTCGCCCGGCTCGTACAGGGCGCGGGGTCGGCGCTGCTGCTGCCCAGCGCGCTCGTCCTCGCGACCGCATCCGCGACCGACGAGCACACCCGCCACCGCCTCGTCAGCTGGTGGGCCGCGGCCGGTGGCGCCGGCATGGCGGCCGGCCCGCTCATCGGCGGCGGCCTGGTCGCCCTCGCGAACTGGCGAGCCGTCTTCGCCGTCAACGTGGTGATCGGCATCCCGGCCGCGATCTGGGCCTTGCGTTCGATGCCGTCCGTCGTACGCCGGGCTCGACGGCTCGATCTGGCGGGGATGGGGATGGCAACCGCGTTCATCGGCGGGTTGGTGTTCGCGCTGATCGAGGCACCCACGCGCGGCTGGCTCGATCCCGCAGTACTCGGTGCGGCCGCGCTGACGATCGCCGGTCTGATCGCGTTCGTCTGGGTGGAGCGTTCCGTTCGCGCGCCCCTGCTACCGCCCAAGCTGTACGCCGATCGCGGTTTCGCGGCGGCCGCAGCGCAGGGCACGCTGCTGAATTTCGCCTTCTACGGCGTGCTGTTCACGATGAGCCTTCTGCTCCAGCAGGGCCGTGGCCTCAGCCCGCTGGTCACCGGCCTGCTGTTCCTGCCGCTGACCGGCCTGATCTCGATCGCGAACCTCTGCTCGGCGCCACTCGCCCGCCGCCTCGGCCGGCCCGCCGTCCTCGCGATCGGCCAGGCCGTGCTCACCCTCGCTCTCCTCGGCCTCGCCTGGGCCAGTACGTCGACCGCCGTCTGGCCGATGGTGCTCGCCCTCGTCCCGATCGGCTTCAGCTCCGGGCTGCTCGTCCCGACCATGACCGCACAGTCGATCGCCGCCGTCGAACCCGACCTGCACGGCGCCGCCTCGGCCGCGTTCAATACCTCCCGCCAGATCGGCGGTGCGATCGGGGTCGCCACGTTCGGCCCGCTGCTCGGTACGGCGCACAATCTCAGCAGCGGTTTCGTCAGCTGCACGATCGTGGCCGCCGCCGCGAGCATCGCCGGTCTGTGCGTCAGCGCGGTCGGCGCCGTCGGCCGACGTACTCCGGTCCCCGTACCCTCGGCCGCATGCGATTCCTGATCCGCGACGGGTTCGCCTGTTACCAGGGGCCCGCGGCCGGCGGCTCTAGGCACCGGCACGCCGCGTTCCAGATCGCGATCGGCGCGGACGTCGCGATGGTCGACGACGCCGCCGTACAGCATCGCGGCCCGGCCCTCGTCGTACCACCGATGACCTGGCACCGGCTGCTCCCGTCCGCCGACCTCCGCACCTACTTCGTCGACCCCCAATGCGCGTTCGCCGACCGCCTCCGCGGGTACGGCGGGATCACCGTGGTTGATGCGCTCGCCGACCTGCGCGATGAGGATCTCGGTCCGGCGGCGGCCCAGGCGTCGGACGGATTCGATCCACGGCTCGTCGACGCGATGGAACTGACTCTGTCCGAGTGGCAGCTGTCGATGCCCGAGCACGCCGCGCGGGTCGGGATCTCGCCGCAACGCCTGCGCTCGGTCGCCCGTGAGACCCTCGGGATGCCGCTCTCGCGGTGGCGGATCTGGACGCGGCTGCGCCGGGCCGCCGAGGGGCTCGCCGAGGGGCTCGCCGAGGGGCAGTCACTCGCCGACGCCGCCGTGACGGCCGGTTTCGCCGATCAGGCCCACCTGACCCGGTGGATGCGCGAGATGATCGGGCTCACGCCGACGGAGGTCCTCCCAGCGCTCCGCGCCGCGCCGTCAGCACCGAGATCGACCCGGTGACCGTCGGCACGACCTCGACCTCGCGGACGTCGAGGAACCCGGCCTCGGCGATCAGCGTCGGCAGGATCCCGTCCGCGTTCGGCTGGGTGTCCTGAAAGCCGTCGGCCAGCTGCACGATCCGGAACGCCAGCCGCATCGCCCGCGTACGCTGCAGTCCGTAATCCGCGATGACGAGCCGCCCGCCGGGCCGCAGGACGTCGTACATCGCGGCGAGAATCGCGCGTTTCACCGGCAGCGGGCATTGATGCAGCACAAGGGTCGACACCGCGACATCCGCGATCTCTGAGCCGACGACCTCCCCCAGTTCGTCGCCCATCCCGGCCCGCCACTCGACCGCCACCGGTCCGGCCTTGCGCTTCGCCGTCGCCAGGACGGCGGGATCCGGGTCGACGCCGATCACCCACGCCTCGGGCTCGGCCTGGCGCAGCAGGAGGGCGAGGGTTCCGGTGCCGCAGCCGACGTCGACCAGCAGGTCGCCAGGGCCCGGGGCAGCCTCGCGGACGACCAGGCCGCGCCACA from Kribbella sp. NBC_00709 carries:
- a CDS encoding ABC transporter ATP-binding protein, yielding MTSLDVEAGVTESAAAPVIEARDLSRHFRVGRGFFSKQQLHAVDNVSFSIGRQEIVALAGESGSGKSTIARLLAGVYKPTGGEILYQGRAMSTFKSRKDQLAYRGDVPMVFQDPFSSLNPAFRVSHGVLRSLKLHRPELSRQQRQDEAAQVIEAVGLTPAGDIMDRYPYELSGGQRQRIGFAQALAHKPKLILADEPVSMLDVSIRIGLLNLMAELRSSAGVSFLYITHDIASARYVADRLMIMYAGHIVESGPAESVLSNPKHPYTDLLLGAVPDPRAPLSVGIEGDTGEPPKVIDPTPGCRFRWRCPLAIDRCHEETPVLRQLGENHEAACHVAEPDAGFAA
- a CDS encoding SDR family oxidoreductase, translated to MDLHLGGKTAVVTGAGRGIGLAVTRALLDEGVKVVAGSRTVTGELESLPVESIAVDLGTADGPGRLVDEALARAGGFDILVNNVGSVRPRPDGFTSVTDDDWLATLNLDLMSAVRTTRAATPTLIERSGVIVTICSVNATFPDPLVIDYSAAKAACLSFFKSLSKELGPHGVRVNTVSPGPVATDLWLGKGGVAETVGGAVGAAPGDVAAEAAKGAVSGRFTRPEEVADVVVFLASDRAGNLTGADIVIDGGMTPTI
- a CDS encoding GH116 family glycosyl hydrolase, translated to MNVPPGCANRSCAGDCPRAHLSRRTFIALGAGAVGALAVPGQALAAPPRADTGLLFGRGKPTSYTGAALPRIGMPVGGGTTGQVYLAGDGRLWAWDIFNPSSFPLGGADFSGHNYAFPLSADQPGASQFGQGFALRTTTRGRTTTRTVDAAGFEDVRFTGSYPIGRVSYDDADSPVDVRLEAFSPFVPLATLDSTLPATIMSFTLRNTSKSTVRATLLGYAENPVCIDSRRRQPTTLQARAFGGGVQFGAIDDPGAEQGDILFEDWEKDTYDGWTVDGEAFGPGPVRQLDVPDLMKRFGDLNVSGTRFVTSYTAGNDAATGKLTSRDFTIERRYVAVGVSGGRHPGETCVNVVVDGNVVASATGDESEPLVAQMLDVGAYQGRIARIEIVDAHTGAWGHISCDAIVFTDRPDILFETWDRTTYDGWTVTGDAFGAGPVTAAETPDGFRRPFGLRTELNVSGRFVTSYNFRAAGDPDGYTGSLTSRDFVIERRFVTAWVGGGHHQGETCLNVVVDGEVVASTAGTDIEPLTAVSMDVGKYAGRQAHLQIVDNNTGGWGHVNVDRIIFSDRPIRRQPVAERPDGGTFALAALTPDAVTRPSIADWSTIGKLFDSGAAPADGDGPQAGTVAVNVTLAPGESRTIRFAYGWFFPNPERDLFAELVGASTFRRHYATRFTSARDVVEYLAKNVDRLERNTKTWVKTWYDDSSLPHWFLERTLATASTIATSTCYRWDDGRFYAWEGTYCCAGTCEHVWNYAQAIGRLFPELERDTRERVDLGIAFRPTGEIGNRGEAGDASTSFADGQTGTILRIYREHQMSKDTSFLRRVWPRVRTAVEFLVTHRDGADEDGIFRGSQWNTLDTEWFGEVPWISGLYVAALRAAAAMAGDVGDTANAQRYATIADRGAAYLSSQLWNDEYGYYMQKVDPAHPTAENSNRGLFIDQMYGQTYAAQLGLPRVFPQEQARTALTKLYKSNFRKDPGTYRPPGIGAGRVYTTDGESGVVMATWPHGGSDETRGLMYFNEVWTGQEYQFAAHLFSEGLTEEGLAVTRAMYDRYSATKRNPYNEIEASDHYARAMMGFGVYLAACGYEYHGPKGHLGFAPRIHPEDFRCAFTAAEGWGLYGQRRTPGNLTASVEVRYGRLALTTLSFETIKPARQVEVRLGRNRVPARVVATGNRATVTLTRSTTINPDHPLEIELHC
- a CDS encoding MFS transporter; its protein translation is MPVEHRRSVVALALIASFMVFVDSTIVNVTLAQLATHLNASRAELEWSLNAYTLSFAALMLGAGAIADTLGAKRAFLTGLVVFTASSAVCAMAGSMLMLNLARLVQGAGSALLLPSALVLATASATDEHTRHRLVSWWAAAGGAGMAAGPLIGGGLVALANWRAVFAVNVVIGIPAAIWALRSMPSVVRRARRLDLAGMGMATAFIGGLVFALIEAPTRGWLDPAVLGAAALTIAGLIAFVWVERSVRAPLLPPKLYADRGFAAAAAQGTLLNFAFYGVLFTMSLLLQQGRGLSPLVTGLLFLPLTGLISIANLCSAPLARRLGRPAVLAIGQAVLTLALLGLAWASTSTAVWPMVLALVPIGFSSGLLVPTMTAQSIAAVEPDLHGAASAAFNTSRQIGGAIGVATFGPLLGTAHNLSSGFVSCTIVAAAASIAGLCVSAVGAVGRRTPVPVPSAACDS
- a CDS encoding helix-turn-helix domain-containing protein, which encodes MRFLIRDGFACYQGPAAGGSRHRHAAFQIAIGADVAMVDDAAVQHRGPALVVPPMTWHRLLPSADLRTYFVDPQCAFADRLRGYGGITVVDALADLRDEDLGPAAAQASDGFDPRLVDAMELTLSEWQLSMPEHAARVGISPQRLRSVARETLGMPLSRWRIWTRLRRAAEGLAEGLAEGQSLADAAVTAGFADQAHLTRWMREMIGLTPTEVLPALRAAPSAPRSTR
- a CDS encoding class I SAM-dependent methyltransferase gives rise to the protein MSERTFTPALGRFLPTRYYDIVAALVRERLWRGLVVREAAPGPGDLLVDVGCGTGTLALLLRQAEPEAWVIGVDPDPAVLATAKRKAGPVAVEWRAGMGDELGEVVGSEIADVAVSTLVLHQCPLPVKRAILAAMYDVLRPGGRLVIADYGLQRTRAMRLAFRIVQLADGFQDTQPNADGILPTLIAEAGFLDVREVEVVPTVTGSISVLTARRGALGGPPSA